One part of the Hydrogenobacter sp. T-2 genome encodes these proteins:
- a CDS encoding TIGR01906 family membrane protein: MASKKWAVSLLLIVLFPILLTLLVVRLAFTDLFVEFLYKRVDLPPDPMPYELRLSIAKLGLRSVLSDSGMEEFKSSGLFNEREIKHMEDVKRLLSFFFGFLYITLPIWLLGFFSLKNRKDMGKVLFFGGLLLEVFVLFVLIASAVNYDWLFTAFHNLFFDPYSWRFRDEDMLLRVYPMDFWFKATLYTAVGVFLVNLFLQTLGFILWRRSS; the protein is encoded by the coding sequence ATGGCGAGTAAGAAGTGGGCTGTGAGCCTTTTGCTCATAGTCCTTTTTCCTATTCTCCTCACACTGCTTGTAGTTCGCCTTGCCTTTACAGACCTTTTTGTGGAGTTCCTATATAAAAGAGTAGACCTGCCACCAGACCCAATGCCCTATGAGCTAAGACTAAGCATAGCCAAACTTGGGCTTAGGTCTGTTCTTTCAGACAGTGGCATGGAGGAGTTTAAAAGCTCTGGACTTTTTAACGAAAGAGAGATAAAACATATGGAGGATGTAAAAAGGCTATTGAGTTTTTTCTTTGGCTTTTTGTATATTACTCTTCCTATTTGGCTTTTGGGCTTTTTTAGCCTAAAGAATAGAAAAGATATGGGAAAGGTTTTGTTCTTTGGAGGACTTCTTCTTGAGGTATTTGTCCTCTTTGTGTTAATTGCTTCTGCGGTTAACTACGATTGGCTTTTTACTGCCTTTCATAACCTTTTCTTTGACCCTTATTCCTGGCGTTTTAGAGACGAAGACATGCTTTTGAGAGTCTATCCCATGGACTTTTGGTTTAAGGCAACCTTGTATACTGCGGTAGGAGTTTTTCTTGTAAATCTTTTCCTTCAGACCCTTGGTTTTATCCTTTGGAGAAGAAGTTCCTGA
- a CDS encoding cellulose biosynthesis cyclic di-GMP-binding regulatory protein BcsB gives MKRLLVLSVVSVSLAQPVIDPPFVDRLFPYVTYGEVWTGTPAVIKDATIPNTLVVYGSKEDPDVVALAGRIAYYLGQWTEDIGFTAEDVRQSKMPELLVSDQRLKSINYQNLIVVGVNNDIVKEVGLSFEKPTIKMVQKDGKNILIVGGANKEQIMQAGRYLADVRLNFKAGAYRTFFSFVALRGYIEKGEFDAGLRLIRSPMGLSACGKNMALAGPMVAQWGDDLKAVVRHRNNILYNELPKALEAKDKEKAVNLWKEAMLTCYQCHQGINVPQVRRFKPIESIHAKHQQIAESFGLVRVIGTEKSCIACHAGPTTIRGYK, from the coding sequence ATGAAAAGGCTTTTAGTCCTTAGTGTAGTTAGCGTTTCCTTGGCACAGCCAGTGATTGACCCACCCTTTGTGGATAGGCTCTTTCCCTATGTAACCTATGGAGAGGTTTGGACAGGCACGCCTGCGGTGATTAAGGATGCAACTATCCCAAACACCCTTGTGGTCTATGGCTCAAAGGAAGACCCTGACGTAGTCGCCCTTGCTGGCAGGATAGCCTACTATCTTGGACAATGGACGGAGGACATAGGCTTTACCGCAGAGGATGTTCGTCAATCTAAAATGCCAGAGCTTCTCGTAAGCGACCAAAGGCTAAAGAGTATAAACTACCAAAATCTCATAGTGGTGGGAGTAAACAATGACATAGTGAAAGAGGTGGGTTTGAGTTTTGAAAAGCCCACTATAAAGATGGTGCAAAAAGATGGCAAAAACATACTAATCGTAGGTGGTGCCAACAAGGAACAGATAATGCAGGCAGGTAGGTATCTTGCAGATGTGAGGCTCAACTTCAAAGCGGGTGCATACAGAACCTTTTTCTCCTTTGTAGCTCTAAGGGGGTATATAGAAAAGGGTGAGTTTGACGCAGGGCTAAGGCTCATAAGAAGCCCCATGGGGCTGTCCGCCTGTGGAAAGAACATGGCTTTGGCAGGTCCGATGGTAGCCCAGTGGGGAGATGACCTCAAGGCAGTTGTCAGACACAGAAACAACATCCTCTACAATGAGCTTCCAAAAGCCCTTGAGGCAAAGGATAAAGAAAAGGCGGTTAACCTCTGGAAAGAAGCCATGCTTACTTGCTACCAGTGCCATCAAGGCATAAACGTGCCACAAGTGAGAAGGTTCAAACCTATAGAGAGCATACACGCCAAACACCAGCAAATAGCAGAGAGCTTTGGTCTTGTGAGGGTAATAGGCACAGAAAAATCCTGCATAGCTTGTCATGCGGGACCTACAACAATAAGAGGCTACAAGTAG
- a CDS encoding amidohydrolase — MFDLLIKSALLAEKNQYVDVAVRDGKIVEISEDIQSPAKYVIQAKGKVLYPSFANMHTHISMSLLRGLGADLPLMDWLQKVIWVLEGEFVSPEFVRDGALIGIAEAIRSGTTLFMDMYFFEESIAEVAQKAGIRAGLGFGILDFPTRVAKTQEEYLKRAREFIRDFKGQELIFPTLCPHAVYTCSPDTLRKTLQLALEEEVYIHIHVAETQQEVDASLEKFGKRPVEHLYSLGLLTDKTLMAHVVWTTEEEREMIKEKGAKVLHCPESNLKLASGIAPISDYIRRGIHVCLGTDGPASNDNLDMLEELSLMAKLQKGANLDAKAMDARTALRIASEEGFRAVGIKAGRVEVGYDADLILLDPNKPHLQPLYDPIAQLVYSAKSSDIDTVICKGKVLMEKGELKTIDQEEVLFVANKWKEKIQGFLKSKILF, encoded by the coding sequence ATGTTTGACCTTCTAATTAAGTCCGCCCTTTTAGCAGAGAAGAACCAGTATGTGGATGTGGCTGTAAGAGATGGCAAGATAGTGGAAATCTCCGAAGATATACAGTCTCCTGCAAAGTATGTTATACAGGCAAAAGGTAAAGTCCTCTATCCCTCCTTTGCTAACATGCATACGCACATATCCATGAGCCTACTGAGAGGTCTGGGTGCAGACCTTCCCCTTATGGATTGGCTTCAGAAGGTTATATGGGTGTTGGAAGGTGAATTTGTATCTCCAGAATTTGTAAGGGACGGTGCACTTATAGGAATTGCGGAAGCCATACGCTCAGGGACAACCCTGTTTATGGATATGTATTTCTTTGAGGAGAGCATAGCGGAAGTTGCCCAAAAGGCTGGAATAAGAGCAGGGCTTGGTTTTGGTATCCTTGACTTTCCCACAAGAGTGGCAAAAACTCAAGAGGAATACCTAAAGAGGGCAAGAGAATTTATAAGAGACTTCAAAGGACAGGAGCTAATATTCCCAACCCTTTGTCCTCATGCGGTCTACACCTGCTCTCCAGACACCTTGAGAAAAACCCTTCAGCTTGCCCTTGAAGAGGAAGTATACATTCACATCCATGTAGCGGAAACCCAACAAGAAGTGGACGCATCCTTAGAAAAGTTTGGCAAAAGACCTGTGGAACACCTATACAGTCTCGGTCTACTTACAGACAAGACTTTGATGGCTCATGTAGTATGGACCACAGAGGAAGAAAGGGAAATGATAAAGGAGAAGGGTGCAAAGGTCTTGCACTGTCCTGAGAGCAACCTAAAACTCGCCTCTGGTATAGCACCCATAAGCGACTACATAAGAAGAGGCATTCATGTATGTCTTGGCACTGACGGACCAGCTTCCAATGACAACCTTGATATGCTTGAAGAGTTAAGCCTTATGGCAAAACTGCAAAAGGGTGCAAACCTTGACGCAAAGGCAATGGATGCAAGAACCGCCCTTAGAATAGCAAGTGAAGAAGGCTTTAGAGCGGTGGGTATAAAAGCAGGAAGGGTTGAGGTAGGATACGACGCAGACCTTATACTCCTTGACCCTAACAAGCCTCATCTACAACCCCTTTATGACCCCATTGCCCAGCTTGTATACTCCGCAAAGTCCTCAGACATAGACACGGTCATATGCAAAGGAAAAGTCTTGATGGAAAAGGGAGAGCTAAAAACCATAGACCAAGAAGAGGTTCTCTTCGTTGCCAACAAGTGGAAGGAAAAAATACAAGGTTTTTTAAAGAGTAAAATTCTATTCTGA
- a CDS encoding zinc ribbon domain-containing protein: protein MAYIIFFVKADILKKMLRLQQVELEILRVQSALKKVLSQISEVSGKIEELKRQREGVEKSIEGLKAEIKRHREAIQECKEGAKRAEERLSLVKKAEEYKALLREKARHEDCVIKLTKSLKELEEKLKKLQKEREDKKLVRELQDLEEELSDLRYSQSRLTNKLDELTKEFQKIKESTEPDVVQEYEVLKKKHGLPIILPIDSFGACTHCGTKLPSALYSRLIKGEVAVCPSCGRLVYYEEET from the coding sequence ATGGCTTATATTATATTCTTTGTGAAGGCGGACATACTTAAAAAAATGCTAAGGCTTCAACAAGTAGAGCTTGAAATACTAAGGGTGCAAAGTGCTCTCAAAAAGGTTCTATCTCAGATATCAGAAGTGAGCGGGAAGATAGAAGAGCTGAAAAGGCAAAGAGAAGGTGTGGAAAAAAGCATAGAGGGTCTAAAGGCGGAGATAAAGAGGCATAGAGAAGCCATCCAAGAGTGTAAGGAGGGTGCGAAAAGGGCAGAAGAGAGACTAAGCTTAGTCAAAAAGGCAGAAGAGTACAAAGCACTCCTTAGGGAAAAGGCAAGACACGAAGATTGTGTTATAAAGCTCACCAAAAGCCTAAAAGAGCTTGAAGAAAAACTAAAAAAACTCCAGAAAGAAAGGGAAGATAAAAAACTCGTAAGAGAGCTACAGGATTTAGAAGAAGAGCTTTCGGACTTGAGATATTCCCAATCAAGGCTCACGAACAAGTTAGATGAGTTAACAAAGGAATTTCAAAAAATAAAGGAGAGCACAGAGCCAGACGTGGTCCAAGAATACGAGGTCCTAAAGAAAAAACACGGCTTGCCAATAATACTTCCCATTGACTCCTTTGGTGCTTGCACCCACTGTGGGACAAAACTACCATCCGCTCTTTACTCAAGGCTAATCAAGGGAGAAGTGGCAGTTTGTCCAAGCTGTGGAAGGCTTGTATATTATGAAGAGGAAACTTGA
- the rodA gene encoding rod shape-determining protein RodA, producing the protein MKRKLEDILRSYDPYLLVALFLLCLIGLLGIYSATYRGGPSPLFIKQSLYFVAGLLVIFIFSRINFRTIYDTAPAIYFLNLFLLILVPILGKTVYGAKRWIDLGPVSIQPSEFMKFSLLLFALYTLSYMKKLISKEGLILLMAFSMPAVLTLKQPDLGTAVIYGVIVILLLFLKGLSLRYFIIAGILLIFMSPIFWHFLKDYQKARILAVLDPYQDYHGSGYQLIQSVIAIGSGGFLGKGFLQGTQAHLLFLPEKHTDFIFSVIAEELGFIAGFLLLASLLVIFYRLVYHAIDNPHPTERLYLGAFAGLWLFQTGVNLLMTMGLTPVVGVPLPFVSYGGSSILTFSLFMGVAFSIIRENKNRPIRFEHG; encoded by the coding sequence ATGAAGAGGAAACTTGAAGATATCCTAAGGAGCTACGACCCATACCTCTTGGTAGCCCTTTTCCTCCTTTGCCTAATAGGACTTTTAGGCATATACAGTGCCACATACAGAGGAGGTCCTTCTCCACTTTTTATAAAGCAAAGCCTTTATTTTGTAGCTGGTTTGTTGGTGATTTTTATCTTCTCAAGAATAAACTTTAGAACCATTTACGATACTGCACCTGCGATATATTTCCTCAATCTTTTTCTTCTCATTCTCGTGCCAATTTTAGGTAAAACGGTATATGGAGCAAAAAGGTGGATTGACCTTGGTCCTGTTAGCATACAACCTTCAGAGTTTATGAAGTTTTCCCTTTTGCTTTTTGCTTTATACACGCTCAGTTATATGAAAAAACTCATAAGTAAGGAAGGTCTTATACTTCTTATGGCTTTTTCCATGCCTGCGGTTTTAACACTAAAACAACCAGACCTTGGCACTGCGGTAATATATGGTGTGATAGTAATTCTCCTCCTATTTCTAAAAGGGCTTAGTCTTAGATACTTTATAATCGCTGGCATCTTGTTGATTTTTATGTCTCCAATTTTCTGGCACTTTCTAAAAGACTATCAGAAAGCTCGCATACTTGCGGTTCTTGACCCATACCAAGATTATCATGGTAGTGGCTATCAGCTAATCCAGTCTGTTATAGCAATAGGTTCTGGTGGCTTTCTGGGAAAGGGCTTTTTGCAGGGCACACAGGCACATCTTCTCTTTCTTCCAGAAAAGCACACAGACTTTATATTCTCCGTTATAGCGGAGGAGTTGGGCTTTATAGCTGGATTTTTACTTTTGGCTTCCCTCCTCGTTATATTTTATAGGCTGGTTTACCATGCCATAGACAACCCTCATCCTACAGAAAGGTTGTATCTTGGGGCTTTTGCTGGACTTTGGCTCTTTCAGACTGGGGTAAACCTTCTCATGACTATGGGATTAACTCCTGTTGTAGGCGTGCCTCTACCCTTTGTAAGCTATGGTGGTAGTAGTATACTCACCTTTTCTCTGTTTATGGGTGTAGCCTTCTCCATTATTAGAGAGAATAAAAACAGACCCATAAGGTTTGAGCATGGTTAA
- the hemW gene encoding radical SAM family heme chaperone HemW — MVKALYFHIPFCSHKCTYCDFVSVVEPVVEPKEYMRFLLKELELYKDLSIKAQTLYFGGGTPSLIEPGVYEVFLERLSSFLDISSVEEITLECNPENYSYEDYKRLRRLGFNRISIGVQSLREEGLKVLGRLHSVEDSIRAVELAHKAGFENINIDLIYGYQGQSLKDLQHELKALKDLPISHVSFYLLTPYEDTQFGFLYQRGLLELPDDHIIADMYELICENLEDMGFLQYEVSNFALPGYECKHNMVYWTHEEFLGLGVSAWSFVERVRFGNTKNLRFYVERVRGGQKPVEYEERLEGIDLLYDYLFTALRTTRGVEKEILSELPQGLEEFFLEEGQRLRLNRRGMLLINEVLWRLRKVILLKT; from the coding sequence ATGGTTAAGGCTCTATACTTTCACATTCCCTTTTGCTCTCATAAGTGTACTTACTGCGACTTTGTTTCTGTAGTAGAGCCTGTGGTAGAACCAAAGGAGTATATGCGCTTTCTTTTAAAGGAGCTTGAGCTATACAAAGATTTGAGCATAAAAGCTCAAACCCTCTACTTTGGAGGTGGAACGCCTTCCCTTATAGAGCCAGGGGTTTATGAGGTATTCCTTGAGCGACTTAGCAGTTTCTTGGACATATCTTCTGTAGAGGAAATTACCCTTGAATGTAATCCAGAAAACTACTCCTATGAAGACTATAAAAGGCTAAGGCGGTTGGGTTTTAACAGAATAAGCATTGGAGTGCAGAGTCTAAGAGAGGAGGGTTTAAAGGTTCTTGGTAGGCTTCACTCTGTAGAAGACTCTATTAGGGCAGTTGAGCTTGCACACAAGGCTGGTTTTGAAAACATAAACATAGACCTCATATATGGCTATCAGGGACAAAGCCTAAAAGACCTACAGCATGAGCTAAAAGCCCTAAAAGACTTACCTATAAGCCACGTATCCTTTTATCTCCTAACACCCTATGAGGATACTCAATTTGGCTTTCTGTATCAAAGAGGACTCCTTGAGCTTCCGGATGACCACATTATAGCGGATATGTATGAGCTTATATGTGAAAATCTTGAGGATATGGGCTTTTTGCAGTATGAGGTCTCCAACTTTGCCCTCCCTGGGTATGAATGCAAGCACAACATGGTCTACTGGACTCATGAAGAGTTTTTAGGTCTTGGTGTGTCCGCATGGAGTTTTGTAGAAAGGGTAAGGTTTGGAAATACGAAAAACCTTAGGTTTTATGTAGAAAGAGTTAGAGGGGGTCAAAAGCCAGTGGAGTATGAAGAAAGGCTTGAAGGTATAGACCTACTTTATGACTACCTTTTTACCGCACTTAGAACCACAAGAGGTGTGGAAAAAGAAATTTTGTCTGAGCTACCTCAAGGTCTTGAAGAGTTCTTTTTAGAAGAAGGGCAGAGGCTAAGATTAAACAGAAGGGGTATGCTTCTCATTAACGAGGTGTTGTGGAGGCTCAGAAAGGTTATATTATTAAAGACATGA
- a CDS encoding M48 family metalloprotease — translation MKVFVVLLAFFFLGCADVSARRTFLNLLPENKEIEIGKAYVPYAIEEFDGLYPDREVQEYVRSVGMRLVKHTERKVPYEFYVVNSSQINAFALPGGPVMITRGLLLRLNSEGELASVLGHELGHINARHHARFLEKQFGLSLLLNIGALFVAEKPYGQALLQFGQVGAGLLSLKFSRDQEREADQLGILYTYRAGYDPNSIIGVFEMFKSMERGGRPPEWLSTHPLPETRIAEAKAQIQRLRPQGALVQDTEDFHRVKERLKRTQPSFEEFEKGKKAFANNNLRLALEHFQRAVELYPENYMARAYMAYVLARDQRLDEAEGHSRRALDTMPDVFLTNYVYGYVKFLRGDYQGSLRYLQKANNLIPDHASTHYYLGRNYEILGQRSKAIEHYRTALELSQGKAEWASDARERLRRLGGM, via the coding sequence ATGAAGGTTTTTGTCGTCCTCCTTGCCTTTTTCTTTCTTGGTTGTGCGGACGTATCTGCAAGAAGAACCTTTCTAAACCTCTTGCCTGAGAACAAGGAAATAGAGATAGGTAAGGCTTACGTTCCTTACGCTATTGAGGAGTTTGACGGTCTATATCCAGATAGGGAAGTGCAGGAGTATGTAAGAAGTGTGGGGATGAGATTAGTCAAACACACAGAGAGAAAAGTGCCTTACGAGTTTTATGTGGTTAACTCCTCTCAGATAAACGCCTTTGCCCTTCCTGGTGGTCCTGTTATGATAACTAGGGGGCTTTTGCTGAGGTTAAACTCTGAAGGTGAGCTTGCGAGCGTCTTGGGACACGAATTGGGTCATATAAACGCAAGGCATCATGCGAGGTTTCTTGAAAAGCAGTTTGGCTTAAGCTTGCTCCTCAATATAGGTGCTCTATTCGTGGCTGAGAAACCCTATGGACAAGCTTTGCTTCAATTTGGACAGGTAGGTGCTGGTCTTTTGAGCCTGAAGTTTAGCAGAGACCAGGAAAGGGAAGCTGACCAACTTGGCATCCTATACACTTACAGAGCGGGTTATGACCCAAATAGTATCATAGGCGTCTTTGAAATGTTCAAATCTATGGAAAGGGGTGGTAGACCTCCAGAGTGGCTCTCCACACACCCTCTTCCAGAAACCAGAATAGCGGAAGCCAAAGCACAAATACAGAGACTGAGACCTCAGGGAGCTCTTGTGCAAGACACAGAAGATTTCCATAGGGTGAAAGAAAGGCTCAAGAGAACGCAACCCTCCTTTGAAGAGTTTGAAAAGGGTAAGAAAGCCTTCGCTAACAATAACCTAAGGCTCGCTCTTGAGCATTTCCAAAGAGCGGTAGAGTTATACCCAGAAAACTACATGGCAAGAGCATATATGGCTTATGTGCTCGCCAGAGATCAAAGACTTGATGAGGCGGAAGGGCACTCAAGAAGGGCTCTGGATACGATGCCAGATGTTTTTCTTACCAACTATGTGTATGGTTATGTGAAGTTTTTGCGTGGAGATTATCAGGGATCTCTAAGATATCTCCAGAAGGCAAACAATCTTATACCAGACCATGCAAGCACGCATTACTATTTGGGTAGAAACTACGAAATTTTGGGACAAAGGTCAAAAGCCATAGAACACTACAGAACCGCTCTTGAGCTATCTCAAGGAAAAGCGGAATGGGCATCGGATGCCAGAGAAAGGCTAAGAAGACTCGGTGGGATGTGA
- the argJ gene encoding bifunctional glutamate N-acetyltransferase/amino-acid acetyltransferase ArgJ gives MDILMCVGRAGLKSGGKPDLLVVLLPQTCTASFLFTKNHFKSASVLYSQRVFKGKVRAMVINSGNANCGVGKEGLIHAELMAKRVAERLDLEEDEVLVFSTGVIGKPMPIVDVLNAIDSACGLLEPLDLKRASEVISTTDNFPKYDFVKKGKLEAFGFAKGAGMIHPNMGTMLAFVFTNADLREDTIEKLHRDINERTFNSISVDGCMSTNDSFGLISLGLIKEDLQVVSQAVEEVSLNLAKKIVQDGEGATRVIKVHVKNASIQLKARLIAQAIATSNLVKTAVFGKDPNWGRIVASAGSTPFPIDQFKLRVYIGGHLLYDGRVHPKAVEKAKKYLEESQEVEITLDLMEGKESWTYYSSDLTYDYVRINAEYTT, from the coding sequence ATGGATATTCTTATGTGTGTTGGACGGGCGGGGTTAAAGTCGGGGGGAAAACCTGACCTCCTTGTAGTATTGCTTCCTCAAACTTGCACTGCCTCTTTCCTTTTTACAAAAAATCACTTCAAATCCGCAAGCGTTCTTTACTCTCAAAGGGTTTTTAAGGGAAAAGTGAGGGCGATGGTGATAAACAGTGGAAACGCCAACTGTGGAGTGGGCAAGGAGGGGCTAATTCATGCGGAGCTTATGGCAAAAAGAGTAGCGGAAAGGTTGGACCTTGAAGAGGATGAGGTCTTGGTTTTTTCCACAGGCGTCATAGGAAAGCCTATGCCTATAGTTGATGTCTTGAATGCCATAGACTCTGCCTGCGGACTTCTTGAACCCCTTGACCTAAAAAGGGCGAGCGAAGTAATCTCAACCACCGATAACTTTCCCAAGTATGACTTTGTAAAAAAGGGTAAACTTGAAGCCTTTGGTTTTGCGAAGGGGGCAGGCATGATACATCCCAACATGGGGACTATGCTTGCCTTTGTGTTTACCAACGCAGACCTCAGGGAGGATACAATAGAGAAACTTCATAGGGATATAAACGAAAGGACCTTTAACTCTATTAGCGTAGATGGTTGTATGAGCACCAACGATAGCTTTGGACTTATAAGCCTTGGTCTCATAAAGGAAGACTTGCAAGTGGTTAGCCAGGCAGTAGAAGAGGTTTCACTAAATCTCGCCAAAAAGATAGTCCAAGACGGTGAGGGTGCCACCAGGGTTATAAAGGTTCATGTAAAAAACGCCTCCATACAGCTCAAGGCAAGGCTTATTGCTCAGGCGATAGCCACTTCAAACCTTGTGAAAACGGCGGTGTTTGGTAAAGACCCAAACTGGGGAAGGATAGTAGCTTCCGCAGGTTCTACGCCCTTTCCTATAGACCAGTTTAAGCTAAGGGTCTACATAGGAGGGCATCTCCTATACGACGGAAGGGTTCATCCAAAGGCGGTGGAAAAGGCAAAGAAGTATCTTGAGGAATCTCAGGAGGTGGAAATAACCCTTGACCTTATGGAAGGAAAGGAAAGCTGGACCTACTATAGCTCAGACCTTACCTACGATTATGTAAGGATAAATGCGGAATACACCACTTGA
- a CDS encoding TlpA disulfide reductase family protein, with product MFKFLPYVLAGFLISMLLIFGLRQKQEEVLQNSYRPPVEQSLSDFTFKTLDGRELRLSELHGKVVLVNFWATWCPPCKEEMPIFEREYKRCKDKGFEILAVNMDSSESNLQKFLKENRYSFSIVRPSKDLEKELKLMGFPTSYLLDREGNIYRIRLGVYRELEEDLKKLLGC from the coding sequence ATGTTTAAGTTTCTCCCCTATGTGCTTGCAGGCTTTCTAATCTCTATGCTGTTGATTTTTGGACTCAGGCAAAAGCAGGAAGAGGTCCTACAGAACTCCTATAGACCACCGGTGGAACAGAGCTTATCAGATTTTACCTTTAAAACCCTTGATGGAAGAGAGTTAAGACTATCTGAACTTCACGGGAAGGTAGTCCTTGTAAACTTCTGGGCAACATGGTGTCCACCTTGCAAAGAAGAAATGCCTATCTTTGAGAGAGAATACAAGAGGTGTAAAGACAAGGGCTTTGAAATACTCGCAGTAAACATGGATAGCTCGGAGAGCAACCTGCAAAAGTTTTTAAAGGAAAACAGATATTCCTTTAGCATAGTCCGACCCTCAAAAGACCTTGAAAAGGAACTAAAGCTCATGGGCTTTCCCACCTCATACCTTCTTGATAGAGAGGGCAATATATATCGTATAAGGCTTGGAGTTTACAGGGAATTAGAAGAAGACCTCAAAAAGCTCCTTGGGTGCTAG
- the rpmI gene encoding 50S ribosomal protein L35: MAKVKMKTNRSAKKRFKITATGKIKRQKAGGSHYNTHKAKDRKRRLRKATLVHPSWEDKVKGMLKEF; this comes from the coding sequence ATGGCGAAGGTTAAGATGAAAACTAACAGGTCTGCAAAGAAGAGGTTTAAGATAACCGCAACAGGAAAAATAAAGAGGCAAAAAGCAGGGGGTTCACACTACAACACGCATAAGGCAAAAGATAGAAAAAGAAGACTAAGAAAGGCAACCCTTGTCCACCCAAGCTGGGAAGACAAGGTAAAGGGAATGCTGAAAGAGTTTTAA
- a CDS encoding FAD/NAD(P)-binding oxidoreductase yields the protein MSKQWSGVNRRELIGGAVAFGLTAPLMAYAKLQKRQKAQVVVVGGGYGGVTTAKYLKKENPNLDVVLIEERPFFMSCPMSNHFLTGLMELTPLCFSYNVLETRYGVRVINDKILGVELDKKAVRTSSGYIAYDYLVLSPGIDYDVEDKPFYKDSLVYNPPAFKPGSEHIYLKRLIEDFEVGDILITVPPPPYRCPPAPYERAALIASMIKKNKLKAHIYFIDANERPIINSEGFLSAYYDLYKDIATYITSAQVRDIDVHKRMVKTSHGDFKYDLANIIPPMKANSLLEKTGLLRKGQKWVEVNPLTFESSVKNVFVIGDACQSYLPKSGYAAHSEGKMVAKIINARMKGKEVKEEYLQMICYAMVSDKEAIMTETAFRYDTVSKRFVPTHREDNQRKESTAKRYEEWARGLWRDLFS from the coding sequence ATGTCCAAGCAGTGGTCAGGTGTTAACAGAAGGGAGTTGATAGGAGGAGCTGTAGCCTTTGGCTTGACCGCACCACTGATGGCTTACGCAAAACTGCAAAAAAGACAAAAAGCTCAAGTAGTCGTAGTGGGCGGAGGCTATGGAGGCGTTACAACCGCCAAGTATCTGAAAAAGGAAAACCCAAACCTTGATGTGGTGCTCATTGAGGAAAGACCCTTTTTCATGTCCTGTCCCATGTCAAACCATTTTCTGACCGGTCTTATGGAGCTCACGCCACTTTGCTTTTCTTACAATGTGTTAGAGACAAGGTATGGAGTAAGAGTCATAAACGACAAGATCCTTGGTGTGGAGCTTGACAAAAAAGCCGTGAGAACTTCCTCTGGTTATATAGCCTATGACTACCTTGTGCTCTCTCCTGGTATAGACTACGATGTGGAAGACAAACCCTTTTATAAAGATTCCTTGGTTTACAACCCTCCAGCCTTCAAACCAGGTTCAGAGCATATATATCTTAAGAGGCTTATAGAAGACTTTGAAGTGGGTGATATTTTAATCACAGTTCCGCCACCGCCTTACAGATGCCCACCAGCACCTTATGAGCGTGCAGCTCTAATAGCCAGTATGATAAAGAAAAACAAGCTAAAAGCTCATATTTACTTTATTGATGCCAATGAAAGACCCATAATAAACTCAGAGGGCTTTCTATCCGCCTACTATGACCTCTATAAGGACATAGCCACCTACATAACCTCAGCACAGGTAAGAGATATAGATGTTCACAAAAGGATGGTGAAAACTTCTCATGGAGACTTCAAGTATGATCTTGCAAACATAATCCCACCAATGAAGGCAAACAGTCTTCTTGAAAAAACCGGGCTCTTGAGGAAGGGTCAAAAGTGGGTAGAAGTCAATCCTTTAACCTTTGAATCTTCTGTGAAGAATGTGTTCGTTATAGGTGATGCATGTCAAAGCTATCTGCCGAAGAGCGGATACGCAGCACATTCAGAAGGCAAGATGGTGGCAAAGATTATAAACGCAAGGATGAAAGGCAAAGAGGTAAAGGAAGAATACCTGCAGATGATATGCTACGCAATGGTAAGCGACAAAGAAGCCATAATGACAGAAACCGCCTTCAGATACGATACGGTATCAAAGAGGTTCGTCCCAACTCACAGAGAGGACAACCAAAGAAAAGAGAGCACCGCCAAAAGGTATGAGGAGTGGGCAAGAGGTCTATGGAGAGACCTCTTTAGTTAA